One region of Cyanobium sp. M30B3 genomic DNA includes:
- the gmd gene encoding GDP-mannose 4,6-dehydratase, whose protein sequence is MTKTALITGITGQDGSYLAELLLDKGYAVHGIKRRASSFNTTRIDHLYQDPHEQDQRLTLHYGDLTDSTNLIRIIQQVQPDEIYNLGAQSHVAVSFEAPEYTANSDALGTLRILEAVRMLGLTSQTRIYQASTSELYGLVQEIPQKESTPFYPRSPYGVAKLYAYWITVNYREAYGMYACNGILFNHESPRRGETFVTRKITRGLARIDAGLDECLYMGNLDSLRDWGHARDYVEMQWRMLQQEGPPEDFVIATGRQESVRRFIELTALELGWGAIQWEGVGVNETGRRSTGEVVVRIDPRYFRPAEVETLLGDPSKAHARLGWQPTTTLEQLVAEMVEHDKEEARKEALLRLKGFKVVGSMENPPSHSTSKQP, encoded by the coding sequence ATGACCAAAACAGCCCTGATCACCGGCATCACCGGCCAAGATGGTTCCTACCTAGCTGAACTGCTGCTGGACAAGGGCTATGCGGTGCATGGCATCAAGCGCCGTGCCAGCAGCTTCAACACCACGCGGATCGATCACCTGTATCAGGACCCCCACGAGCAGGACCAGCGGCTGACGCTGCACTACGGCGATTTAACGGACAGCACCAACCTGATCCGGATCATCCAGCAGGTGCAGCCGGATGAGATTTACAACCTGGGCGCCCAGAGCCACGTGGCGGTGAGCTTCGAGGCGCCGGAGTACACGGCCAACAGCGACGCGCTGGGCACGCTGAGGATCCTGGAGGCGGTGCGGATGCTGGGGCTCACCAGCCAAACGCGGATCTACCAGGCCTCCACCTCCGAGCTCTACGGACTCGTCCAGGAGATCCCCCAGAAGGAGAGCACGCCTTTCTATCCCCGCAGCCCCTACGGCGTGGCCAAGCTCTATGCCTACTGGATCACGGTGAACTACCGCGAGGCCTACGGCATGTATGCCTGCAACGGCATTCTGTTCAACCACGAATCACCGCGGCGGGGCGAGACCTTCGTGACGCGCAAGATCACCCGCGGCCTGGCGCGGATCGATGCAGGCCTGGACGAGTGCCTGTACATGGGCAACCTCGATTCCCTGCGCGACTGGGGCCACGCCCGGGATTACGTGGAGATGCAGTGGCGGATGCTGCAGCAGGAGGGGCCACCAGAGGATTTCGTGATCGCCACCGGCCGGCAGGAGAGCGTGCGCCGCTTCATCGAGCTCACCGCCCTGGAGCTGGGCTGGGGTGCGATCCAGTGGGAGGGCGTGGGGGTGAACGAGACGGGCCGCCGCAGCACCGGCGAAGTGGTGGTGCGCATCGATCCCCGCTACTTCCGCCCGGCCGAGGTGGAAACCCTGTTGGGGGATCCGAGCAAGGCCCACGCCAGACTGGGCTGGCAGCCCACCACCACCCTGGAGCAGCTGGTGGCGGAGATGGTGGAACACGACAAGGAGGAAGCCCGCAAGGAAGCACTGCTGCGCCTTAAGGGCTTCAAGGTGGTGGGCTCGATGGAGAACCCACCATCTCACTCAACCTCTAAACAGCCATGA
- a CDS encoding glycosyltransferase — MLYEQKLKEIKELLRGSGQPDSYVDVYVYVQHTASYPSNSGIQRVVRQLIKHLLLIPTLRVQCIALDFSNLSIRDISRQEAFNLSEWNGPHLQDLQLRPHSFRPSIVIIPELVYTSFYPVDSSMAVLDIFRANKLKIASIFYDNIPFVIPSYNEVSVIHADYVDAVLTSDCIVPISNWVARDLLDYSVHVRSLPEIATRRRIHPLLLGYTRMHPDSRGEDIRKNGLSPNGFILSVGTIAPHKNQLQLITAFQLFRCQNPNSRLKLVLAGNIASGLNDFMLSQQSNDIMFVRMPSDEFLHDLYSNCKMVCFPSGEEGYGLPIIEAIGYGKPVIAANFGAMVEVSESIGIGCLSVNTLNTVELAQAIAKLENDNTALGTEHEIQTKSCMVSWSQYANQFSLIIRKLFDQQQTKKILFNASCLIDQRTAHSDCSAIHLGILKGLFDLGHASSIVLVKNCKDQPSLIQLAPHELASISFIIGSHIQLADFSFNQLESYQGSVYINPSSIDSLDHNWSLEKAASIVSSLKGSRIRSCAIFFQQSPSWSQKTKLSMNLKYLDYLKLLSLHDYVFPESHEAEKDLREGWDLCSIGSGAANASVKTVYAATESLDKRAGSSIKCPNSDQDIIKFKSVDKLLRHKLVFCYLTSAENDSAMMNVVQAFDSLPSRLRVQAALLLVGRQLEANCSKIIGDSVDNKSIFFVDNDDNAAVQWVFNRSSVSILASTISDCGISVSTCLGRNIPVLMPYRYAMKQAWRHGSGFYLIAGDNVRDFKDAMALMIDNPAVVDRLIAQTKNYKEIKWHEYVDTLLAEMGVDASSSAYSFSQEVRDIDSFRCRNINLAF; from the coding sequence ATGCTCTACGAGCAAAAGCTTAAAGAAATCAAGGAGCTTCTACGTGGCTCAGGTCAGCCTGATTCATATGTAGATGTCTATGTATACGTCCAGCATACCGCAAGCTATCCTTCAAACTCAGGAATTCAAAGGGTTGTAAGGCAGCTTATTAAGCATTTGCTGCTGATTCCCACTCTACGAGTGCAATGTATAGCTCTTGACTTCTCAAATCTTTCAATTAGGGATATTTCGCGTCAAGAAGCGTTTAACTTGTCTGAGTGGAATGGTCCTCACTTGCAAGACCTTCAGCTTAGGCCTCATTCATTCAGGCCCAGTATCGTAATCATACCGGAACTTGTTTATACGAGCTTCTACCCGGTTGACTCCAGCATGGCTGTTTTGGACATATTCAGAGCGAACAAGTTAAAGATTGCCTCTATTTTCTATGATAATATTCCCTTTGTGATTCCCAGTTACAACGAAGTCTCCGTTATTCATGCTGACTACGTCGACGCGGTATTGACATCTGATTGTATTGTTCCAATATCTAACTGGGTTGCTCGTGACCTGCTTGACTATTCCGTGCACGTTCGATCACTTCCCGAGATCGCAACTAGACGAAGAATTCATCCGCTTTTGTTGGGCTATACGCGTATGCATCCTGATAGTAGAGGTGAAGACATTAGGAAGAATGGCTTATCTCCTAATGGCTTTATCTTGTCAGTAGGTACCATCGCTCCCCATAAGAATCAACTCCAGTTGATCACGGCCTTTCAATTGTTTCGTTGTCAAAATCCCAATAGTAGGCTTAAGCTCGTGTTAGCAGGCAATATCGCTTCAGGCTTAAACGACTTTATGCTTTCTCAGCAAAGCAACGATATTATGTTTGTAAGAATGCCTAGCGATGAGTTTTTGCATGACCTTTATAGTAATTGCAAGATGGTATGTTTTCCTTCAGGAGAGGAAGGTTACGGATTGCCAATCATTGAAGCTATTGGTTATGGAAAGCCAGTCATAGCTGCAAATTTTGGGGCAATGGTTGAAGTATCAGAGTCGATTGGGATTGGATGTCTTTCTGTAAATACTCTAAACACAGTTGAGTTGGCTCAAGCCATTGCAAAGCTGGAGAATGACAATACAGCTTTAGGAACTGAGCATGAAATACAGACTAAATCATGCATGGTTAGCTGGAGTCAATATGCTAATCAATTTTCGCTGATTATCAGGAAGCTTTTCGATCAGCAGCAGACAAAGAAGATTCTTTTTAACGCATCTTGCTTGATCGATCAACGCACTGCCCACAGTGATTGCTCAGCAATTCACCTTGGGATTCTCAAGGGATTGTTTGATCTAGGCCACGCTAGCAGCATCGTTTTGGTTAAGAACTGCAAGGATCAACCTTCTCTCATTCAGTTGGCTCCCCACGAATTAGCATCGATTAGCTTCATTATTGGTTCCCATATTCAATTAGCCGACTTTTCATTCAATCAGCTTGAGAGTTATCAAGGCTCAGTCTATATAAACCCTTCAAGTATTGATTCTCTCGATCATAACTGGTCCCTTGAGAAGGCGGCAAGCATAGTTTCTTCCTTGAAAGGATCTAGAATTCGTTCTTGTGCCATTTTCTTCCAGCAATCGCCATCTTGGAGCCAAAAGACAAAACTGTCAATGAATTTGAAATATCTTGATTATCTCAAGCTACTCTCCTTGCATGATTATGTCTTTCCTGAATCGCATGAAGCAGAGAAGGATCTCCGTGAAGGCTGGGATTTATGTTCTATTGGCAGCGGCGCTGCGAATGCTTCGGTCAAAACAGTCTATGCAGCCACCGAGAGCCTTGACAAGCGTGCAGGATCTTCGATTAAGTGTCCTAATAGTGATCAAGACATTATTAAATTCAAATCTGTAGATAAGCTGCTGCGCCACAAGCTGGTTTTCTGTTACTTGACCAGTGCTGAGAATGATTCGGCAATGATGAATGTTGTCCAAGCTTTTGACTCACTTCCTTCCCGTTTAAGGGTTCAAGCGGCGCTTTTATTGGTAGGACGTCAGCTTGAAGCTAATTGCTCAAAGATAATTGGCGATTCGGTGGATAATAAGTCAATATTCTTCGTTGATAATGATGACAATGCTGCTGTTCAATGGGTCTTCAATCGTTCGTCAGTAAGTATTCTTGCATCTACTATAAGCGACTGTGGGATATCGGTCTCGACATGTCTCGGGCGCAATATTCCTGTATTAATGCCATATCGCTACGCCATGAAGCAGGCTTGGCGGCATGGTAGTGGTTTTTATTTGATAGCTGGTGACAATGTCCGAGATTTTAAAGATGCAATGGCTTTGATGATTGACAATCCTGCTGTTGTTGATCGCCTCATAGCTCAAACGAAGAACTATAAAGAGATTAAGTGGCATGAATATGTTGATACACTGCTGGCCGAGATGGGTGTAGACGCGTCTTCTTCTGCCTATTCATTCTCTCAGGAAGTGCGAGACATTGATTCCTTCAGATGTAGAAACATAAACCTAGCCTTTTGA